A genomic stretch from Engraulis encrasicolus isolate BLACKSEA-1 chromosome 12, IST_EnEncr_1.0, whole genome shotgun sequence includes:
- the smarcb1b gene encoding SWI/SNF-related matrix-associated actin-dependent regulator of chromatin subfamily B member 1b produces MALSKTFGQKPIKFQLEKDGDFYMVGSEVGNYLRMFRGSLYKRYPSLWRRLASVEERKQIVASSHATSVTLLKASECEEIFEGNDEKYKAVSISTEPPAYLREQKAKRNSQWVPTLPNSSHHLDAVPCSTAINRNRLGRDKKRTFPLCFDDHDPAVIHENASQPEVLVPIRLDMEIDGQKLRDAFTWNMNEKLMTPEMFAEILCDDLDLNPLTFVPAIASAIRQQMESYPTDSLLEEQTDQRVIIKLNIHVGNISLVDQFEWDMCEQENSPEQFALKLCSELGLGGEFVTTIAYSIRGQLSWHQRTYAFSENPLPTVEIAIRNTGDADQWCPLLETLTDAEMEKKIRDQDRNTRRMRRLANTAPAW; encoded by the exons ATGGCGCTAAGTAAAACCTTTGGGCAAAAACCGATAAAATTTCAGCTCGAGAAGGATGGGGATTTTTATATGGTTGGATCAGAG GTTGGCAATTACTTGCGTATGTTCAGAGGGTCCTTGTATAAGAGGTACCCTTCATTGTGGAGAAGGCTCGCTTCTGTCGAAGAGCGAAAGCAGATTGTTGCCTCATCACACG CTACCAGTGTGACACTGCTGAAGGCATCGGAGTGTGAAGAGATCTTTGAAGGCAACGATGAAAAATACAAAGCTGTGTCCATCAGCACCGAGCCTCCTGCATATCTCAG AGAGCAGAAGGCCAAGAGAAACAGCCAGTGGGTGCCCACCCTGCCCAACAGCTCCCACCACCTGGACGCAGTGCCATGCTCCACCGCCATCAACCGCAACCGCTTGGGCAGGGACAAGAAGAGGACTTTCCCCCTCTG CTTTGATGACCACGATCCGGCTGTGATCCACGAGAACGCGTCTCAGCCAGAGGTGCTGGTGCCCATCCGCCTGGACATGGAGATTGACGGACAGAAACTCCGAGATGCCTTCACCTGGAACATGAATG AGAAGCTGATGACTCCTGAGATGTTTGCGGAGATCCTGTGCGACGACCTTGACCTGAACCCCCTGACCTTCGTGCCGGCCATCGCCTCCGCCATCCGCCAGCAGATGGAGTCCTACCCCACTGACAGCCTCCTGGAGGAGCAGACCGACCAGCGGGTCATCATCAAG CTGAACATCCACGTGGGTAACATCTCGCTGGTGGACCAGTTTGAGTGGGACATGTGCGAGCAGGAGAACTCGCCGGAGCAGTTTGCCCTGAAGCTGTGCAGCGAGCTGGGCCTGGGAGGGGAGTTCGTCACCACCATCGCCTACAGCATCCGCGGACAGCTCAGCTGGCACCAGAGGACCTACgccttcag TGAGAACCCTCTGCCCACGGTGGAGATTGCCATTCGGAACACAGGAGATGCCGACCAGTGGTGCCCCCTGCTGGAGACACTCACCGACgcagagatggagaagaagatcCGGGACCAGGACAGAAACACCAG GCGCATGCGACGACTTGCCAACACCGCTCCTGCCTGGTAG